A window of Abyssibacter profundi genomic DNA:
CTTCCCTGCTGGGCCGGGCTGCATCCAGGCAGATCGGGCCTCCGTGTCGTGGGGCTCCCGGCGCTGATATGCGGCTTCGGTGCAGAATGCAGGCAATCGCGCACCGATTTGGCTCGCGCCTTGCAGTGTAAATGCCGTGGAATCAGACATCGCCCAAACTGCACCTAGCTACGTCACGCCGAGTTATGAAGCGGCTGTGGACGAGCTCAGTTCGGCGATTGCACGGTGGCACCAGGCCGGCGCCACGGTGGTTGGCCTCAGCGGCGCACAAGGAACGGGCAAGTCCACGCTGTCATTGCACCTCATTGATGCGCTGGCCGATCGGCATGGTCTGCGTGCGTGCATGCTCAGCCTGGACGACCTTTATCTAACCCAGGCCGCTCGCCTGGGGCTGTCTCGCCGCATCCATCCGTTGTTTGCCACCCGCGGCGTACCGGGCACCCATGACCCATCCATGGGCCTGGCCGTGATTCGGACCCTGCTACAAGCACCGGCCTCGTCCGAGGTGGCCGTGCCCCGCTTTATCAAGGCGATCGACGACCGGGCACCGTTGGCGGAATGGCATCGGGTACAAGGCCCGGTGGATCTCGTATTGTTCGAAGGCTGGTGCCTGGGCATTGGGCCAGCGCCCGAGGATGAATCTTCCCGGCCGATGAATCAGCTGGAGGCGGAGGAAGACGCCGAGGGACGCTGGCGTTGTGCCATTGAAGCAGAACTCGAGAATGCCTATCGCGAACTCAATGAGCGCATCGACCGGCTGCTCTTTCTGCAAATCCCAGACTTCGATCTGGTCGCGCAGTGGCGCGGTGAACAGGAGCTGGCGAATGCACGCGAAGTCGAGGGTGCGCAGCCGATGTCTCAAGATGCGCTGAGTCGCTTCATTCAACACTATGAGCGGCTGACCCGACGCGCGTTGCGCACGCTACCCGACTGTTGCGATGCATTGCTGCAGCTGGGATCGGACCATCGCATCGAGCAAGTCGACATTCGCTCGTGACGCGAGCACGTCCGCCCGCCCTGGTATTCACCGATTTGGACGGCAGTCTGCTGGGCCATCACGATTACGCCGTTGAAGGCGCGATGCCCGGTCTGGATCATTGCAGGCGTCACCGGATTCCGGTGGTGCCCAATACCAGCAAAACGCGGGCGGAGGTCTTGCCGCTTCTGTCGCAGCTGTCGTTACCCTGGGCGGCGATCGTCGAGAACGGAAGCGCCATCGTCCTGCCAGAGGATTCAGCCTGGGCCGAATGCATCCCAGCCAACGAGCGCTGTCTTGGCATGGTCCGGGCGGAGATCCAGACACATCTGGCCGATCTGCGAGCCCAAACCGGGGCGCGTTGTCTGGCGTTCAGTGACATGCGACTCGCGCAGATCGTCGATCTCACCGGCCTGCCGGAAGCTGCTGCCCGGCTGGCGTCCATGCGGGAGTACTCCGAACCGCTGCATTGGCAGGACAGCGAGGCCGCACTGGAAGCATTTGCCCAGGCCGCTCGCGAACGGGGCTTGCAGTGCCTCCGCGGTGGCCGGTTTGTGCATCTGCTGGGCCAGACCGACAAGGGTTTGGCGGCTCGCCGGGTCATGGCCACCCTGGGCTGGTCCGACGTGACCATGATCGCTTTCGGCGATGCCCCGAATGACGCGGCCATGATGGCAGCGGCCGACATCGGTGTCTGGGTCAAGCCCCAGGGCGGCCCTTGCCCGGAAACCCGGGCCCGGCAGTACACGATTCATACCTCGCGTCCCGCACCCGATGGCTGGACCGAAGGCCTTATTGCGGCGCTGGCCGCATCTCACGGAGAAGACAGGGTGCCGCCGCCTGCCGCGGCGCCTGAAGCACTATGAGCGATTTCTTTCAGAACGGTGTCATCACGACGCTGCATCAACTCGGTCAGCGGCCCGTCGCGGATATTGAGTCCGAACTCCAGAACTTTGCCGAGACCCGCCCCCTGTCATTGGTGTTGCCCTGCTTGATTGATGAACTGTCGGGTCCTGCGCTGGAACACATTGTCACCGAACTCGCCGATGTGCCCTATCTAAGCCAGATTGTCATCGGCCTGGATGGCGCCAATGAATCTCAATATCGAGATGCCCGCCAGTTTTTCGCACGATTGCCACAGAGCACGCGGGTCATCTGGAATGATGGTCCGCGGCTGCGTGCCCTGGATCAGCAACTACGCGCCGAATTGCTGGCACCGGAAACACGGGGCAAAGGCTGCAACGTGTGGTATTCGCTGGGTTACATCCTCACCAATGGAGAAACCTATACCGGTGCGGTGGCGCTGCATGACTGCGACATCTTGGGTTATAACCGCAATATGTTGGCCCGCCTGCTGTATCCGGTCGCCAACAACAATTTCAGTTACGAATTCTGCAAGGGTTACTACGCGCGCGTGGGCCAGGAGCGGCTGAATGGGCGTGTCTGCCGACTGTTGCTGACGCCGCTGATCCGCACCCTGCGCAAGATCTTCGGGCCGCTGGAATACCTCGATTATCTGGACAGTTTTCGCTACGCCCTGGCCGGCGAATTCTCGCTACGCACCGGGGTGCTAACCGACCTGCGGATTCCGACCGACTGGGGGCTGGAGATCGGCGTGCTGTCCGAGATGTACCGGAACTACTCGACCAATCGGCTCTGCCAGATCGATATCGCCGAGCAGTACGACCACAAGCACAAGGCGCTGTCAGCCCATGATGACAGCGGCGGCCTGGCCAAGATGTCCATCGACATCATCAAGGCGATCTACCGCAAGCTCGCCACCAATGGCGTCGTCTTCACCACCGAAAGCTTCCGCTCGATCAAGGCCACCTATTACCGGGTGGCACTGGATTTTGTCAGCACCTATGCCGCAGATGCACGTGTCAACGGGCTGCAGTTCGACAATCACCGTGAGGAACAGGCGGTCGAGCTGTTCGCAAAGAACATCGTCAAGGCCGGCGAAATCTTCCTGAAGAATCCGATGGAAACCCCGTTCATCCCCAGCTGGAGTCGCGTACGGTCCGCCATGCCGGACGTGCTGGAGCAGCTGTACGATGCCGTCGAGGCCGACCATGACGACTACCGCTAACCGGCCGCCACAGTGGCGGCTGCGAGACCGCCTACACGATCATCTGCGTCTGCTGTACCCGGACCACAACACCGCTGAACTCATCGAGGCGGCCATTGCAGCCATGCGACTGGACCCGGAAGTGGCCACCCCACCCGGCCGTCGCAACCTATGGGACGAACGCGATGCAGTGGTGATTTCCTACGGGGACAGCATCCGCTCGCCGAACAACCCGCCGCTCGACTGCCTGGCGGACTTCATGGATCGGCACCTGAAGGACATTGTCTCTGCGGTCCATATCTTGCCGTTTTACCCCTGGACCTCGGACGATGGGTTTGCCGTCTCCGATTATGAGCGGGTCCATCCAGACCTTGGAGACTGGGAGGATATCCGCAGAATCAGCCAGCAGTTCCGTGTCATGGGCGACTGCGTCATCAACCATTGCTCGGCGGCTCATCCCTGGTTCACGAACTATCAGGCAGGTCTGAGTCCCGGTACCGGCTACTTTGTCGAAGCCAGTCCCGATGATGATCTCAGAGCCGTGGCGCGTCCGCGGACCAGCCCCCTGCTTCGCCCCGTGAACACCAAGGCAGGCCCGCGCCATGTGTGGTGCACCTTTGGACACGACCAGATCGATCTCAATTTCGCCAACCCGGCACTGATGTTCGAGGTCATCCGCCTCTTTCGTCATTACCTGGATCGCGGTGTTCGTGCCTTCCGGTTGGACGCGGTCGGGTATGTCTGGAAGACCGCAGGGACCAGCTGCCTCAACCTGCCCGAGGCCCACGAAGTCGTCAGGCTGCTGCGAACGTTGGTGGAGCACGCCTGTCCCGACGCATGGATCATCACCGAAACCAACGTCCCAGTTTTTGAAAACCTCGCCTACTTCGGCAACGCCAATGAGGCGCATCTCATTTACAATTTTTCGCTGCCGCCGCTGTTGCTGCATGCGCTTTGTACCGGCAATACCCGGCACCTGCGGGCCTGGATGATGAGCATGCCGCCGGCCCGTGATGGCACCACCTACTTCAACTTCCTAGCGTCTCACGACGGAATCGGCCTGCGTCCGGTGGAAGGCTTGCTGGATGATGCCGAACGAGATGCCATGGTGGCCGCCATGCAGCGCTTCGGCGGTCGAATCTCCTCGCGTACGGTTGCCGGCGGCAAGGAATCCCCTTACGAAATCAACATTGCATTATGGGATGCCTGCAGAGGCACGGTCGCTGGCGAAGATGCGTGGCAGCTGGAGCGGTTTATCTGCGCCCATGCCGTCATGCTGGCGCTGGAAGGGATTCCCGGCCTGTATATCCACAGCCTGCTTGGCACCGGCAATGATCACGCGGCTGTCGAACGCACCGGGCGTAACCGCAGCATCAATCGCGCGACCTGGATGGTTGACGAACTGGACGCCTGCCTGGCCGATCCGGACAGTTCGCATGCGCAGGTGTTCTCGCGTATGTCCAGGCTCTTACACCTGCGTCGACAGCAGCCCGCCTTCCACCCCAACGCAACCCAGTTCACCTTGCAGCTACAGGAGGGCCTGTTCGCATTCTGGCGCCAGAGTCGGGACCGGGAACAATGCGTGTTCTGCATTCACAACCTAACCCCCGAGCCGCAGCAGCTGGCACTGGCCGATCTGAACCTGATGCGCAACGAACCCTGGTATGAGTTGATCAGCGATCAACCACTCGGTGATGTCTGGCACAGCGTCGAAATGGCGCCCTACCAATGTCTGTGGATTACCAACCACCCAGGGGGCGTCGCAA
This region includes:
- a CDS encoding HAD-IIB family hydrolase, which produces MTRARPPALVFTDLDGSLLGHHDYAVEGAMPGLDHCRRHRIPVVPNTSKTRAEVLPLLSQLSLPWAAIVENGSAIVLPEDSAWAECIPANERCLGMVRAEIQTHLADLRAQTGARCLAFSDMRLAQIVDLTGLPEAAARLASMREYSEPLHWQDSEAALEAFAQAARERGLQCLRGGRFVHLLGQTDKGLAARRVMATLGWSDVTMIAFGDAPNDAAMMAAADIGVWVKPQGGPCPETRARQYTIHTSRPAPDGWTEGLIAALAASHGEDRVPPPAAAPEAL
- a CDS encoding glycosyl transferase, translated to MSDFFQNGVITTLHQLGQRPVADIESELQNFAETRPLSLVLPCLIDELSGPALEHIVTELADVPYLSQIVIGLDGANESQYRDARQFFARLPQSTRVIWNDGPRLRALDQQLRAELLAPETRGKGCNVWYSLGYILTNGETYTGAVALHDCDILGYNRNMLARLLYPVANNNFSYEFCKGYYARVGQERLNGRVCRLLLTPLIRTLRKIFGPLEYLDYLDSFRYALAGEFSLRTGVLTDLRIPTDWGLEIGVLSEMYRNYSTNRLCQIDIAEQYDHKHKALSAHDDSGGLAKMSIDIIKAIYRKLATNGVVFTTESFRSIKATYYRVALDFVSTYAADARVNGLQFDNHREEQAVELFAKNIVKAGEIFLKNPMETPFIPSWSRVRSAMPDVLEQLYDAVEADHDDYR
- a CDS encoding sugar phosphorylase yields the protein MTTTANRPPQWRLRDRLHDHLRLLYPDHNTAELIEAAIAAMRLDPEVATPPGRRNLWDERDAVVISYGDSIRSPNNPPLDCLADFMDRHLKDIVSAVHILPFYPWTSDDGFAVSDYERVHPDLGDWEDIRRISQQFRVMGDCVINHCSAAHPWFTNYQAGLSPGTGYFVEASPDDDLRAVARPRTSPLLRPVNTKAGPRHVWCTFGHDQIDLNFANPALMFEVIRLFRHYLDRGVRAFRLDAVGYVWKTAGTSCLNLPEAHEVVRLLRTLVEHACPDAWIITETNVPVFENLAYFGNANEAHLIYNFSLPPLLLHALCTGNTRHLRAWMMSMPPARDGTTYFNFLASHDGIGLRPVEGLLDDAERDAMVAAMQRFGGRISSRTVAGGKESPYEINIALWDACRGTVAGEDAWQLERFICAHAVMLALEGIPGLYIHSLLGTGNDHAAVERTGRNRSINRATWMVDELDACLADPDSSHAQVFSRMSRLLHLRRQQPAFHPNATQFTLQLQEGLFAFWRQSRDREQCVFCIHNLTPEPQQLALADLNLMRNEPWYELISDQPLGDVWHSVEMAPYQCLWITNHPGGVATSLAGSTDG